Genomic DNA from Bacteroidetes bacterium SB0662_bin_6:
GACCTTGGGCATTACGAGCGCTTCCTCGGGCGCCCGATGAGCCAGGCCAACAATGTCACGACCGGGCGCATCTACCTCGATGTGATTACGAAAGAGCGCGCCGGGGCGTATCTGGGCAAGACCGTACAGGTGGTCCCCCATGTCATCGACGAGATCAAGCAAAGAATGCTGAAGCTCGGCGATACGGGTCGGTACGACGTGGTGATTACCGAGATCGGCGGGACGGTCGGCGACATCGAAAGCCAGCCCTATCTCGAAGCCATTCGGCAGTTGCGGTACGAGATCGGCGCGCGGAATGCGCTGGATGTACACCTGACGCTTGTGCCGTATCTCGATGCGGCGGGCGAGCTGAAAACGAAGCCGACGCAGCACTCCGTAAAAACGCTCCTGTCCTACGGGTTGCAACCGGATGTCCTGGTATGCCGTTCGGAGCGGCCGCTGGATGAGGACCTGCGAAAAAAAATCGCGCTTTTCTGCAACGTGGAGCCGCGGGCGGTGATCGCGGCCCGGGATGCGGCATCCATCTATGAAGTGCCCCTGCTTCTTGCCGAAGAGGGTCTGGCCGATATCGTGTTCGAGCGGCTCGGCATGACGTCCGGGGACGGCGCTTCCGCGATTACGGATTCGCCGGGCATGCAGGAGTGGATCGACTTTCTGAAAACGCTGAAGAATACGGAGGGCGCCGTACGCATTGCGCTGGTGGGCAAGTATGTGGAACACCAGGATGCGTACAAGTCGATCACCGAAAGTTTTATTCTGGCGGGGGCGGCGAACGGAGTACACGTCGATCTGAAGTATGTATTATCCGACGACGTTACAGAAGACAATGTGGAAGAACTGCTCGGCGATGTGGCGGGCATTGTGATTGCGCCGGGCTTTGGCGACCGGGGCATCGACGGGAAGCTGGCTTCCGTCCGGTACGTGCGCGAAAACGACATTCCCTTTCTCGGGATATGCCTCGGGATGCAGTGCGCCGTCGTGGAGTTTGCGCGGCATGTGTGCGGTTGGGAGGGTGCCCATTCGACCGAATTCGACCCCGATACGGCGTATCCGGTCATCGACATCATGGAGGAGCAGAAGCGGATCGTCCACAAGGGAGGCACCATGCGCCTCGGAGCGTATGAATGCCGCATTACCGAAGATTCCCGCGTGGCCGATATTTACGGGACGCTGGAAATATCGGAGCGGCACCGGCACCGGTATGAAGTGAACAACGTGCTGCGATACAAACTGCTCGAACACGGCATGCGCTTCACGGGGGTCAATCCGGGGCGGGACCTCGTGGAGATCATCGAACTGCCCGCACACCGCTGGTTCGTGGGGGTGCAATTCCATCCCGAATACAAGAGCACCGTAGCGCGGCCGCACCCGCTTTTCCGGTCCTTTGTCGGGGCGTGCGTGGAATTGGCCCGCGAGAAGAAGGACCTGATGGAATCGCCGCGTCCCTCGCGCCGCCGCAAGGTGGTGCAGTTGGCGTCCGCGAAGATGTAGGGGGCGACCCCCTCGGCGAACCGTTATCGAATGGGGGCCACGACCGCGTTACCACTTCAGCAGGCCCCTGACCCTGAATTCGGGCATGGAATCGAAGGAGATCGCCCTGGTCCTGGGCGTGCTGCCCTCGAGATTGAGGAGGAAGCGTCTGCCCGCCTGCAGGTTGAACCCCAGAAGAATGCCGCTGCGGCCCCGATCGGAAAAAGCAACGCCTGCGTAGGGGGTCGCCACGCCTTTGCCCCCCGAGGCCGGAAAACCGTAGCCCATTTCTCCTTCCACGCGCAG
This window encodes:
- a CDS encoding CTP synthase, translated to MHTKYIFVTGGVTSSLGKGIVCASLGRLLESRGLRVTIQKLDPYINVDPGTMNPYEHGEVYVTEDGAETDLDLGHYERFLGRPMSQANNVTTGRIYLDVITKERAGAYLGKTVQVVPHVIDEIKQRMLKLGDTGRYDVVITEIGGTVGDIESQPYLEAIRQLRYEIGARNALDVHLTLVPYLDAAGELKTKPTQHSVKTLLSYGLQPDVLVCRSERPLDEDLRKKIALFCNVEPRAVIAARDAASIYEVPLLLAEEGLADIVFERLGMTSGDGASAITDSPGMQEWIDFLKTLKNTEGAVRIALVGKYVEHQDAYKSITESFILAGAANGVHVDLKYVLSDDVTEDNVEELLGDVAGIVIAPGFGDRGIDGKLASVRYVRENDIPFLGICLGMQCAVVEFARHVCGWEGAHSTEFDPDTAYPVIDIMEEQKRIVHKGGTMRLGAYECRITEDSRVADIYGTLEISERHRHRYEVNNVLRYKLLEHGMRFTGVNPGRDLVEIIELPAHRWFVGVQFHPEYKSTVARPHPLFRSFVGACVELAREKKDLMESPRPSRRRKVVQLASAKM